A window of Trichoderma atroviride chromosome 3, complete sequence contains these coding sequences:
- a CDS encoding uncharacterized protein (EggNog:ENOG41) produces MPEDYTYKSSGTNSQGNHYCARDYGSSASNSNSYHYSNQDGSYYYSNSNGSTYYNDGAGNSTYTAPSGDSTSSSGNSSQK; encoded by the exons ATGCCTGAAGACTACACCTACAAAAGCTCTGGCACCAATAGCCAG GGTAACCACTACTGCGCGCGGGATTATGGCAGCAGTGcttccaactccaactcTTACCACTACTCCAACCA GGACGGCTCTTACTACTATTCCAACTCGAACGGCAGCACCTATTACAATGATGGTGCTGGAAACTCCACTTACACAGCTCCTAGCGGAGACTCGACCTCCTCGTCtggaaacagcagccaaaaaTAG
- a CDS encoding uncharacterized protein (EggNog:ENOG41), producing the protein MALPGRSSRWDVLPDEIVLQIISYLDPFHITRLRLVSRKLQKLCLDDELWKRRCFEDSSWYQRLTSRRRLIAPSDSDDEPRDGAAQLNPEASGDAGAGDEENANGEEHSPEAAQRRQRSHRRQEIQDMANWDPSFPGERLCWYSEYVQRNGPACVNWLQTPRIRERGVEAIIEARGMELYYPYGGNDGLGTMLAVSPLDDGSICLWDVKGTRNKPGSILATSKSDILFIDGPGSQNTRRSKRVDTGVTECVSVDNHRHRAYFAVQSHLIEIDLERLEVVSRESFEWSITALSKIQNDVPLTVGTSLGIHLFDPRARARPAQVAVERVDQNDIFKSIFDPTPLLPYAPLSQPTPVSIVHLPLHGASDLVSHDIYVAGRFSNILHYDRRKFPVIMDSIYSGATVNSLAATPHPFSCLDSEIRRHGELSAEQVAKSKEGSEGWTLVAGGTYKSKGSLEIFGLSQAVADPVGREMMQNSSMKNRQTAASAPILSVANHGSKIVFSDGAGSIKWFERDGLTECRRLRIGHCEGDDAPSLFASMSAAGELARKIVSTKSREAPDQPNDDNVLFWTGERLGLVSFTPRPLYHSKDFEDEPDPDALAEEEERRRYADQMREALDFQADEVRYMNTFGSGPPHG; encoded by the exons ATGGCTTTGCCCGGTCGATCGTCGCGTTGGGACGTGCTTCCAGATGAGATCGTGCTCCAGATCATTAGCT ATCTCGATCCTTTCCACATCACCCGACTGCGGCTTGTATCGCggaagctgcagaagctctgcctcgacgacgagctgTGGAAGCGTCGCTGCTTCGAGGATTCATCGTGGTACCAACGACTTACGAGCCGCCGTCGACTTATCGCTCCCAGCGACTCCGACGACGAGCCTCGAGATGGAGCGGCTCAGCTAAATCCAGAAGCCAGCGGCgacgccggcgccggcgatgaagagaatgcAAATGGAGAGGAACACAGCCCTGAAGCGGCACAGAGGCGACAGCGGAGCCACCGACGGCAAGAAATTCAAGACATGGCCAACTGGGACCCATCATTCCCTGGCGAACGTCTGTGCTGGTACAGCGAGTATGTTCAACGGAATGGACCTGCTTGTGTCAACTGGCTGCAGACGCCTCGAATACGTGAGCGGGGCGTCGAGGCCATCATCGAGGCCCGGGGGATGGAGCTGTACTACCCATACGGCGGGAACGACGGCCTGGGCACCATGCTGGCCGTATCGCCGCTCGACGATGGCTCGATATGTTTGTGGGACGTCAAGGGGACACGCAACAAGCCAGGCTCGATTCTTGCAACAAGCAAATCCGATATACTCTTCATCGATGGGCCAGGAAGCCAGAACACCAGACGTTCCAAGAGAGTTGACACAGGGGTTACAGAGTGCGTTAGCGTAGACAACCACAGGCATCGTGCATATTTTGCCGTACAAAGCC ACTTGATCGAAATCGACCTCGAACGCCTGGAAGTCGTGAGCCGCGAATCCTTTGAATGGTCCATCACCGCACTCTCCAAGATTCAGAATGACGTTCCCCTTACGGTTGGAACATCTCTTGGGATTCATCTTTTCGACCCTCGGGCAAGAGCCCGGCCGGCGCAAGTTGCCGTAGAACGCGTGGATCAGAACGATATATTCAAATCAATATTCGACCCGACGCCGTTGCTCCCTTATGCGCCGCTTTCTCAACCCACTCCCGTCAGCATTGTACATCTTCCACTGCATGGAGCGTCAGATTTAGTATCACACGACATCTACGTGGCTGGTAGATTCTCCAACATATTACATTACGATCGCCGCAAGTTTCCTGTCATCATGGACTCAATTTACTCGGGAGCTACGGTTAACAGCTTGGCGGCAACGCCCCATCCATTTTCTTGCTTGGATAGCGAAATCAGACGGCATGGGGAGCTCAGCGCAGAGCAGGTAGCCAAGTCCAAAGAGGGTAGCGAAGGCTGGACGCTGGTGGCTGGGGGAACATATAAGTCTAAGGGTTCTCTTGAAATCTTCGGTCTCAGCCAGGCGGTTGCCGATCCCGTTGGTCGCGAGATGATGCAGAATTCTAGCATGAAGAATAGACAAACTGCTGCTTCCGCCCCCATTCTGTCGGTCGCCAACCACGGGAGCAAGATTGTGTTTTCAGATGGAGCTGGCTCCATCAAGTGGTTTGAGAGAGACGGCCTAACAGAGTGCCGCCGGCTGAGGATTGGCCACTGCGAAGGAGACGATGCCCCATCGCTGTTCGCCTCTATGAGTGCAGCCGGCGAGCTCGCGCGCAAAATCGTGTCAACCAAGTCAAGAGAAGCCCCCGATCAGCCCAATGACGACAACGTTTTGTTTTGGACAGGTGAACGACTGGGTCTGGTCAGTTTCACGCCAAGGCCACTCTATCATTCCAAAGACTTTGAAGACGAGCCGGACCCGGACGCTTTggctgaggaggaagagagaaggcgCTATGCAGATCAGATGCGCGAGGCCTTGGATTTCCAGGCAGATGAGGTTAGATACATGAATACGTTTGGAAGCGGACCTCCTCAcggatga
- a CDS encoding uncharacterized protein (EggNog:ENOG41) — MIHSFLFITCGIKARHHGGHTEGFRQIAEIIDDWVGKEHLRLRDMEADLERFIHEDEAAPPTVRYAMMDGGSAHMANYHYYDNSNNNNNNNPTPMWPVAEWHHVDNQDYRTIEAPQPYQRYPSNNDEWEWHDREGFPAHDIPLRHH; from the coding sequence ATGATTCACAGCTTCTTGTTCATCACGTGTGGCATCAAAGCCCGACACCATGGCGGCCATACAGAAGGTTTCCGCCAGATTGCCGAAATAATCGACGACTGGGTCGGGAAGGAACACCTTCGGCTGCGTGATATGGAGGCTGACCTTGAGCGTTTCATCCACGAGGACGAGGCAGCGCCTCCTACAGTTCGCTATGCCATGATGGACGGCGGCTCAGCACACATGGCCAATTATCATTATTACGACAatagcaacaacaacaacaacaacaaccccACCCCGATGTGGCCCGTCGCTGAATGGCATCACGTCGATAACCAAGACTACCGAACCATCGAAGCCCCCCAGCCTTATCAAAGATATCCCAGCAACAATGATGAGTGGGAGTGGCATGATAGGGAAGGGTTCCCGGCCCACGACATCCCTTTACGCCACCACTAA
- a CDS encoding uncharacterized protein (EggNog:ENOG41~TransMembrane:2 (o730-763i775-799o)), which yields MKQIASSVEKSYSWAQKIIKSDAYGWSRPTIVHIPASYQQAVAEAHPSDDPFAMSTMHDIPLHDDSPYDDFSKQDGNQTPVSEQTASQPSQSPWSMGRNLTHPKPSSRVDRDEARSEWETIAGDDEPGYQFNRRPKPRVTLKSLGLVPDTDDEDDGGDVKGKGTKPPFKRPGTPFDAFGFSSRSGEHEEYAISPASVHHEHSEYARQPVYGAEVQDMGPSRSTARRDYRDYRVNSKTSSSESTDRFKYDGEAYSTFLQPSNTRETKNSTSRPIATNKERDLSMRAKFESKESTTPSQTAFYNPTAVFERSTKNAKAGNGECWPQLRADAGTDADWQTVTTGPVGRARDQSELNLIKGTGSSLADVSDIIEEHPYPPPKSYRVPGKISHRRNRPIHHPEGFYAETFAQPKPRAGNQYEFPAGNQRQQRAVREPFQPPVRAAAPIRRPSNPFLTPPNWKTSARITELEDGPDNYPTPSPSRIIQPQADTTLALTRTDSSETVWPCVIRPDETVNEFDQAFCETRIKDTTLPSEDSTNAFSRLPFELIDLKEAAKTYGSQRYRNAEEADSFAQRARLGPLWSGYSNEAGPSSSGGYRFGGSNNPPVTRPSKALFRDQITNSRPAVEFDFADNTPTPSSAILGSLRSKLSLRPKPKPAPRFGHFRAAAALGAKCLRIKAPPAKSQNDNGQEWTLPRTETAGVLTPSEVELIESARGEIMERRRSPEEAEHKRTVLFMGIIISSIVFPLIGLLALLGIFDSTVCWYALGEMKGFTKEQRGMLIQQLLVETFVYTVLTVFLSLHFSGKI from the exons atgaagcaaaTCGCGTCGAGCGTGGAAAAATCATACAGCTGGGCGCAGAAAATCATCAAATCAGACGC ATACGGATGGAGCAGACCAACTATCGTCCATATCCCTGCTAGCTACCAACAGGCCGTAGCCGAAGCTCATCCAAGCGATGACCCATTTGCTATGTCTACTATGCATGACATTCCGCTTCATGATGATTCACCCTACGATGATTTTTCCAAGCAAGATGGCAATCAGACTCCTGTTTCGGAGCAAACGGCTTCACAGCCATCCCAATCGCCATGGAGCATGGGGCGTAACCTTACTCACCCCAAACCATCTTCCCGAGTGGATCGCGATGAAGCGCGTTCTGAATGGGAGACCAtcgctggtgatgatgagcctGGTTACCAATTCAACAGACGCCCAAAGCCCAGAGTCACGTTGAAGAGTCTCGGACTAGTCCCTGACaccgacgatgaagatgacggcggcgacgtTAAAGGCAAAGGAACCAAGCCGCCTTTCAAGCGACCCGGCACTCCTTTTGACGCGTTTGGCTTCTCTAGCCGCTCTGGAGAGCATGAAGAATACGCTATCAGCCCAGCCTCTGTTCACCATGAGCACTCTGAATATGCCAGACAGCCCGTCTATGGAGCAGAAGTTCAGGACATGGGTCCATCTCGGTCAACAGCACGCAGAGACTATCGAGACTATCGAGTCAACTCCAAGACATCGAGCAGCGAGAGTACTGATCGTTTCAAGTATGATGGAGAAGCCTACTCCACCTTTCTGCAGCCATCCAATACACGGGAAACCAAAAACTCGACATCTCGCCCTATCGCCACGAACAAGGAAAGAGACTTGAGCATGCGAGCAAAGTTTGAGTCAAAGGAGTCTACTACGCCTAGCCAGACGGCCTTTTACAATCCGACCGCCGTTTT CGAGCGCAGCACAAAGAATGCCAAGGCAGGAAATGGTGAATGTTGGCCACAACTCCGCGCTGATGCTGGCACAGATGCCGACTGGCAAACTGTTACCACTGGACCTGTTGGCAGAGCTCGAGACCAATCTGagctcaatctcatcaagggCACAGGCAGCAGCCTCGCGGATGTCTCTGACATTATTGAAGAACATCCCTATCCCCCACCCAAGAGCTACAGAGTCCCTGGCAAGATTTCTCACCGACGTAATCGGCCTATCCATCATCCTGAAGGCTTCTATGCCGAAACTTTTGCTCAGCCTAAGCCTCGTGCTGGTAATCAGTACGAATTCCCCGCTGGTAATCAACGTCAGCAGAGAGCTGTTCGCGAACCTTTTCAGCCTCCTGTTCGTGCTGCGGCTCCCATTAGGCGCCCCTCGAACCCTTTCTTGACTCCTCCCAATTGGAAGACCTCAGCTCGTATTACGGAGTTGGAGGATGGCCCTGATAATTACCCGACTCCAAGCCCGAGCCGCATCATTCAACCTCAGGCGGACACTACTCTGGCCCTTACGCGAACCGACTCTTCCGAGACTGTTTGGCCCTGTGTCATTCGTCCTGATGAGACGGTAAATGAGTTTGACCAGGCATTTTGCGAAACTCGAATTAAGGATACGACCCTGCCTAGCGAAGATTCTACCAACGCTTTTTCTCGTTTGCCATTCGAACTGATCGATTTGAAAGAGGCAGCCAAAACTTATGGCTCTCAAAGATACCGCAACGCAGAGGAAGCCGACTCTTTTGCCCAAAGAGCCAGACTTGGACCTCTCTGGTCAGGCTACTCCAACGAGGCCggcccatcttcttctggcgGCTATCGCTTTGGCGGCTCCAACAACCCTCCCGTGACACGTCCCTCTAAGGCACTGTTTCGAGATCAAATAACCAACAGTCGCCCAGCTG TTGAGTTTGACTTTGCCGACAATACGCCAACCCCGTCTTCGGCTATTCTGGGCTCTTTGAGATCGAAGCTGTCTCTCCGCCCAAAGCCTAAGCCAGCTCCTCGCTTTGGACACTTTagagctgcagccgcctTGGGAGCCAAATGTCTCCGAATCAAAGCTCCACCGGCCAAATCTCAGAACGACAACGGTCAGGAATGGACCTTGCCCAGAACCGAGACTGCAGGTGTCTTGACTCCCTCGGAAGTTGAGCTGATCGAGTCCGCTCGCGGAGAAATCATGGAACGTCGCCGATCtcctgaagaagcagagcacAAGCGCACCGTCTTATTCATGGGaatcatcatctcctccatcgtTTTCCCCTTGATTGGGCTTCTTGCTTTGTTGGGCATTTTCGACTCGACTGTTTGCTGGTATGCTCTTGGTGAGATGAAGGGCTTTACCAAAGAGCAGCGAGGCATGCTCatacagcagcttctcgtcgaGACTTTTGTCTACACGGTCTTGACCGTATTCCTCAGCCTTCACTTTTCAGGCAAAATCTAA
- a CDS encoding uncharacterized protein (EggNog:ENOG41): MPHSLIVPDVGAQLRHRQTLHRTSCPAAEQQPPGHYIVHASQSILSTRLGALSPWWVGWSICCSMAFWVVGGGNPLGDAAASSSSTPAGQVPAAYIKRGSYSSSYSSSYSSSSRTGGGRSSKRRVVYADGSAATSACSDAGCYGITKRPRLDDWGRVIGYHGKGHHAAGCEFERSGGDPSPSAPTAADGSGSGSVHVKNLAFLVIREREPSPPPTPPPPSGLSPDHRGGFPPPPHPAPGIGFGPSSFGLTAPMERTQSGLSISSDTSAVDSPCAQGGRL; this comes from the exons ATGCCTCACTCACTGATCGTCCCAGATGTGGGGGCACAGCTTCGGCACAGGCA GACCTTGCATCGCACCAGCTGTCCAGCAGCGGAGCAACAGCCTCCTGGCCACTACATCGTCCACGCCAGCCAATCCATCCTCTCAACCAGACTGGGCGCGCTGTCTCCTTGGTGGGTGGGCTGGAGCATATGCTGTTCAATGGCCTTCTGGGTGGTCGGCGGGGGAAATCCGCTTGGTGACGCTGccgcctcctcatcctccacTCCTGCTGGTCAGGTGCCGGCGGCTTACATTAAGCGCGGCAGCTACTCGAGCAGCTACTCGAGCAGCTattcgagcagcagccgcaccGGAGGCggtcgcagcagcaagcgACGGGTTGTCTATGCAGATGGCAGCGCTGCCACCTCCGCCTGCAGCGACGCAGGCTGCTATGGCATCACCAAGCGGCCGCGCCTGGACGACTGGGGCCGCGTTATCGGCTACCATGGCAAGGGCCATCATGCTGCCGGCTGCGAGTTCGAGCGTTCCGGCGGCGATCCCAGCCCTTCAGCTCCCACGGCAGCAGATGGATCTGGATCTGGCTCCGTCCACGTCAAGAACCTCGCCTTTCTGGTGATCCGAGAGCGGGAGCCGTCtccgccgccgacgccgcccCCACCGTCGGGCCTGTCGCCGGACCACCGGGGCGGGTTTCCACCTCCACCTCATCCAGCACCCGGGATTGGCTTCGGCCCATCGTCGTTTGGCTTGACGGCCCCGATGGAGCGTACGCAGTCTGGcctgtccatctcatccgACACGTCTGCCGTGGACTCGCCGTGTGCTCAGGGGGGGCGACTGTGA
- a CDS encoding uncharacterized protein (EggNog:ENOG41) has translation MAVKVFVTGVTGYVGGTVFDYVYNAHKDYEYTVLVRDEARAQLVKAKYPTVEVASGALEDTDVIEKAAAEADIVIHTADSSDHAISARAIAKGLKDGHTAEKPGYWLHLSGTAILTWYDQVNNRAGEGPHPEYIYNDLDGVDRMLSFPDDGIHRDVDKIIQGAASDAVKPTIICPPLIYGKGSGVGNQTSVQLPYLIEAGLSDGYVPVVKPGKTEWDHVDVHSLADLYVKLVDATQDPSKNSNPEIFGIRGFFFAASGTHSFLQLAEKVVSEIKKQGYSNKVTVKQYSLAELRELKGDNLIISTYAFSSRGEAQRAKKYLGWEPKGMSLAEGVTETVDILAKAKGL, from the exons ATGGCTGTCAAAGTGTTTGT GACTGGCGTTACCG GATACGTCGGAGGCACCGTCTTTGACTACGTCTACAACGCCCACAAAGACTACGAATACACCGTTCTCGTTCGCGACGAAGCACGTGCCCAGCTGGTAAAGGCGAAATACCCAACCGTCGAAGTTGCCTCTGGCGCTCTCGAGGATACCGATGTCATTGAGAAGGCCGCTGCGGAGGCAGATATCGTTATCC ACACCGCAGACTCCTCGGATCACGCCATTAGTGCTCGCGCGATTGCCAAGGGCCTGAAGGACGGCCACACAGCGGAAAAGCCTGGATACTGGTTACACCTGTCTGGCACAGCCATCCTGACCTGGTACGACCAAGTCAACAACAGGGCAGGAGAAGGCCCCCATCCCGAGTATATTTACAACGATCTCGACGGTGTCGACCGCATGTTGAGCTTTCCCGACGACGGAATCCATAGAGACGTTGATAAGATTATCCAAGGTGCTGCTTCTGATGCAGTCAAGCCCACAATCATCTGCCCGCCCCTCATCTACGGCAAGGGATCTGGTGTTGGCAACCAGACAAGCGTCCAGCTACCATATCTCATAGAGGCGGGTCTCTCCGACGGATACGTGCCCGTGGTAAAGCCTGGGAAGACCGAGTGGGACCACGTCGACGTCCACAGCCTAGCAGACTTGTATGTCAAGCTGGTCGATGCGACCCAAGACCCCTCGAAGAACAGCAACCCGGAGATCTTCGGCATCagaggcttcttctttgccgccAGTGGCACACATTCCTTTTTACAGCTTGCAGAGAAGGTTGTGTcagaaataaaaaagcaaGGCTATAGCAACAAGGTGACGGTCAAGCAGTACAGTCTTGCCGAGCTGAGAGAGCTCAAGGGAGACAACCTCATAATTAGCACGTATGCGTTCAGCTCGCGGGGAGAGGCGCAGAGGGCCAAGAAGTATCTCGGCTGGGAGCCCAAGGGCATGTCTCTAGCGGAGGGTGTCACGGAGACGGTGGACATCctggcaaaggccaagggGCTGTAA
- a CDS encoding uncharacterized protein (EggNog:ENOG41~TransMembrane:7 (n11-22c27/28o51-73i85-103o143-166i187-209o325-352i364-384o396-417i)), producing MTRDTASKPKLPVQQLAILAVARFAEPLAYTSVWPYLPEMIRGFGVKRDEVAKWAGVTSSVFSICQSITAVPWGKASDRFGRKPVLIYGLISTMICFIIWGMSTSLTMAITIRAIMGGGNGNVGIIRTMVAEMVTEKELQPRAFSIMPLVWSLGSVVGPAFGGFFAQPAKQFPNVFGDIELFKKFPYLLPNLLATIFFLISASSATLFLKETLADKHGEKDWGLLVGERLTRVFRRQPQLIAQRRQSFVDGEATAPLVPSRITPKKPTSKRVSAGMKEVFSRQTTINLISYTFLAFHSVAYDQNITVFLDYPVIPRTPENTKFPFYFTGGFGLSSGTIGTLFTIYGITCGLIQFLIYPPMVNRFGVLNCFKVVSIMTPFVYFITPYTSLLPTPATRFAAILFVMMIKAFAIIIAFPLHHDPPDQFRHLAQHSRHPQRIRHHVQRPWPSLWTRLHRPCLLLGRRARLHRLRILLPGHRCRHWRHSRLHDCRRRRAHSFSV from the exons ATGACGAGAGATACCGCATCTAAGCCGAAGCTGCccgtgcagcagctggcaattCTAG CCGTTGCTAGATTCGCAGAGCCTTTGGCATACACATCGGTATGGCCTTACCTGCCGGAAATGATTCGAGGCTTTGGCGTCAAGCGTGACGAGGTAGCAAAATGGGCTGGCGTCACTTCCTCTGTATTCTCTATTTGCCAAAGCATCACGGCCGTTCCGTGGGGCAAGGCGTCCGACCGGTTTGGCAGAAAACCAGTGCTCATCTATGGTCTCATCAGCACCATGATCTGCTTCATAATATGGGGCATGTCAACGAGTCTTACCATGGCCATTACCATAAGAGCAATCATGGGTGGTGGAAACGGTAACG TCGGCATCATCAGAACCATGGTGGCTGAAATGGTCACGGAAAAGGAGCTCCAGCCAAgagccttctccatcatgcCTCTCGTCTGGTCTCTTGGCTCAGTCGTCGGCCCTGCCTTTGGTGGATTCTTCGCCCAGCCCGCCAAGCAGTTTCCCAACGTATTTGGTGACATTGAGCTCTTCAAGAAGTTTCCCTACCTCCTACCGAATCTCCTggccaccatcttcttcctcatctctGCTAGCAGCGCGACGCTTTTCCTCAAGGAAACGCTTGCCGATAAACACGGAGAAAAGGACTGGGGCTTGTTGGTCGGAGAGCGCCTCACTCGAGTCTTTCGCCGTCAGCCACAGCTCATTGCTCAGCGCCGGCAGTCATTCGTCGATGGAGAGGCTACGGCACCGCTCGTACCAAGCAGAATCACACCCAAGAAGCCTACCTCGAAGAGAGTCTCCGCCGGCATGAAGGAGGTCTTTTCTCGCCAGACCACAATAAACCTCATCTCATATACGTTCTTGGCCTTTCATTCGGTTGCGTACGATCAAAACATTACCGTCTTCCTGGATTACCCCGTCATACCTCGCACTCCTGAGAACACAAAGTTCCCCTTTTACTTTACCGGCGGATTCGGTCTCAGCTCAGGCACCATCGGAACGCTTTTCACAATCTATGGTATTACCTGTGGACTGATTCAATTTCTCATCTATCCTCCCATGGTGAACCGGTTTGGCGTTCTCAACTGTTTCAAAGTAGTTT CCATCATGACACCGTTCGTCTACTTCATTACACCATACACTTCATTACTTCCTACACCTGCGACGCGTTTCGCtgccatcctcttcgtcatgatgatcaaggcctttgccatcatcatcgccttccCCCTCCACCACGATCCTCCTGACCAATTCCGCCACCTCGCTCAGCATTCTCGGCACCCTCAACGGATTCGCCACCATGTTCAGCGGCCTTGGCCGAGCCTTTGGACCCGCCTCCACCGGCCTTGCCTTCTCCTGGGGCGTCGAGCACGGCTACATCGTCTCCGCATACTTCTTCCTGGGCATcgttgccgccattggcgccattCCCGTCTTCATGATTGTCGAAGGCGACGGGCCCACAGCTTCAGCGTATAA
- a CDS encoding uncharacterized protein (EggNog:ENOG41), which yields MANWDPSFPGERLCWYSEYVQRNGPACVNWLQTPRIRERGVEAIIEARGMELYYPYGGNDGLGTMLAVSPLDDGSICLWDVKGTRNKPGSILATSKSDILFIDGPGSQNTRRSKRVDTGVTECVSVDNHRHRAYFAVQSHLIEIDLERLEVVSRESFEWSITALSKIQNDVPLTVGTSLGIHLFDPRARARPAQVAVERVDQNDIFKSIFDPTPLLPYAPLSQPTPVSIVHLPLHGASDLVSHDIYVAGRFSNILHYDRRKFPVIMDSIYSGATVNSLAATPHPFSCLDSEIRRHGELSAEQVAKSKEGSEGWTLVAGGTYKSKGSLEIFGLSQAVADPVGREMMQNSSMKNRQTAASAPILSVANHGSKIVFSDGAGSIKWFERDGLTECRRLRIGHCEGDDAPSLFASMSAAGELARKIVSTKSREAPDQPNDDNVLFWTGERLGLVSFTPRPLYHSKDFEDEPDPDALAEEEERRRYADQMREALDFQADEVRYMNTFGSGPPHG from the exons ATGGCCAACTGGGACCCATCATTCCCTGGCGAACGTCTGTGCTGGTACAGCGAGTATGTTCAACGGAATGGACCTGCTTGTGTCAACTGGCTGCAGACGCCTCGAATACGTGAGCGGGGCGTCGAGGCCATCATCGAGGCCCGGGGGATGGAGCTGTACTACCCATACGGCGGGAACGACGGCCTGGGCACCATGCTGGCCGTATCGCCGCTCGACGATGGCTCGATATGTTTGTGGGACGTCAAGGGGACACGCAACAAGCCAGGCTCGATTCTTGCAACAAGCAAATCCGATATACTCTTCATCGATGGGCCAGGAAGCCAGAACACCAGACGTTCCAAGAGAGTTGACACAGGGGTTACAGAGTGCGTTAGCGTAGACAACCACAGGCATCGTGCATATTTTGCCGTACAAAGCC ACTTGATCGAAATCGACCTCGAACGCCTGGAAGTCGTGAGCCGCGAATCCTTTGAATGGTCCATCACCGCACTCTCCAAGATTCAGAATGACGTTCCCCTTACGGTTGGAACATCTCTTGGGATTCATCTTTTCGACCCTCGGGCAAGAGCCCGGCCGGCGCAAGTTGCCGTAGAACGCGTGGATCAGAACGATATATTCAAATCAATATTCGACCCGACGCCGTTGCTCCCTTATGCGCCGCTTTCTCAACCCACTCCCGTCAGCATTGTACATCTTCCACTGCATGGAGCGTCAGATTTAGTATCACACGACATCTACGTGGCTGGTAGATTCTCCAACATATTACATTACGATCGCCGCAAGTTTCCTGTCATCATGGACTCAATTTACTCGGGAGCTACGGTTAACAGCTTGGCGGCAACGCCCCATCCATTTTCTTGCTTGGATAGCGAAATCAGACGGCATGGGGAGCTCAGCGCAGAGCAGGTAGCCAAGTCCAAAGAGGGTAGCGAAGGCTGGACGCTGGTGGCTGGGGGAACATATAAGTCTAAGGGTTCTCTTGAAATCTTCGGTCTCAGCCAGGCGGTTGCCGATCCCGTTGGTCGCGAGATGATGCAGAATTCTAGCATGAAGAATAGACAAACTGCTGCTTCCGCCCCCATTCTGTCGGTCGCCAACCACGGGAGCAAGATTGTGTTTTCAGATGGAGCTGGCTCCATCAAGTGGTTTGAGAGAGACGGCCTAACAGAGTGCCGCCGGCTGAGGATTGGCCACTGCGAAGGAGACGATGCCCCATCGCTGTTCGCCTCTATGAGTGCAGCCGGCGAGCTCGCGCGCAAAATCGTGTCAACCAAGTCAAGAGAAGCCCCCGATCAGCCCAATGACGACAACGTTTTGTTTTGGACAGGTGAACGACTGGGTCTGGTCAGTTTCACGCCAAGGCCACTCTATCATTCCAAAGACTTTGAAGACGAGCCGGACCCGGACGCTTTggctgaggaggaagagagaaggcgCTATGCAGATCAGATGCGCGAGGCCTTGGATTTCCAGGCAGATGAGGTTAGATACATGAATACGTTTGGAAGCGGACCTCCTCAcggatga